AGAAACGCTCGAACCTTGAACGCTTCAGCACAGGTTGAATTATTCAAACATATACAGAAATTACGCAGAAAAGTGAAATATGAAGGTAATACaaagtttttaattacaaaagaaaacagataaaaataaataaaatttaaaaatgtttgagaTTTCTTTATTGTAGGTTCTGTACTCTTGAGAGGAAATTACAGCGCAATATTTTCTTGCAATATTGTTGACaagaaaaaatgaaggaaaaatatagAACGTTCAAAATATCCGGCAGAATCGAAAGGACAATTGTTAACATTGTTAACATTCACAAACGACAAAACTATACAGAACTTGCTAGAAtcagcaaaaagaaataaacattcGTGAACGCCAGTGAACACTGTTTGTACCTTTTAGATTCAGTTGAATTTTTCAATACAGAATTTGGTGTGTTCGATCTGAAACGAAATCAATATTGGTAAGCATAACAAACCATATACCAAGTAAACAAATTATACAGCATATTAGTACCTGGTCATTAGTTTGGCCATACCACGGAACTAGTTTTAGCAAATCCATATTCTGTTTGAGACGTTCGCTTTCCTTGCGTAGTTGCTTTTTTCGTTGCAATTTTTCGCACAGAGTGCTCTTGAAGAAGTAATAATTTTGTTGGACCTCGGAAACATCCTGCCTGATGGCCACAGTCCGGTTTTGTGAATCAAATAGCTTTTCCCGCACGTGCGTAGCCCGTGCAACATCGTTTTCAAACAGTTGTCTCGAACTGTTCATACGCTTGGTCGTTTCCTCGAGTTTTTCTCCAATACGATTAACTTCCGCCTTCAGTTCATAATACTGCTCCAGGCTTACGTCTTCCATTTGGCTGTTCAACTGCAAGTTTTGCATTTGATAGCGCTTGAATCGCCTCACCCCTAGCAACAGTTTCTTCCGCTCATAGGATAGGTTTGTTCGTGCACTATCCATGAGCTGGACGAGCTTCGCAACAGTCATTGCCGCACTATCGGGTTCGAAAAACGACAAGCctatttgtgtaattttatcaTCATTGACTTTGATCTTTGTGGCACGCAAGTCGATGATTTTGGTTATGAGTGATTTTATATGTGCTTGGAATTCTCCAACCCGTGCTTGACGATTTTGCGTATCTTCCTTCTGTTCCGGAGTGTGCTCAGCCGATACGACAGATTCAATTGCCAGGAatgagttttgttgtttttgttcagcTAATTCACTTTTGTTTAGATGTTCGTGAAGTGAAATGGTATCGGCTGGAATCGAAACACGTTTGTAAAACTTAATAAAATGGTAATCTTATGGATTACTTCCGTTTTTCCGTACTTGAAAGATGAGCAGAAATGGATCTACTGGATTTTCgtagtaaatttatttcaaatgcaTTCTGCAAATCGTTCTGGATAGTTTTCTCCTTAACTATCGGCATAATGTCCAATATTATCACTCGGATAGACAGTACGGATGCTCTCTATATCGATGCCAACTTTGTATGAAGTAAGCCTgacttattttattaaaaaaatcaaagaataCTTGATAAATTTGTTCGATTTATTAGTTAAATTACAATACCTGTACataaatggaatattttttttaatgtaacgcGAGTCTTCCTTACCGGACTAGTTatattaatggatgttttcactgtttcacAAAATTGGTAACTCCTTCTCCTGGACAGGCATCAGCTGGTGCAATTGCTTCAAAATAATATTCTGGGGGTAAATTACCGTTGATTTTGTAagatttcttaattttatgAACCTGCACAATAATACTTTCACTTGGGAGACACATGCTCAACGCCATACAATCTGTAATCGTTGACCCATCCTactatgaaatattttgcatcGTTCTACCGTAAAGCATCGTTTTGGATAATTTCCCATATCCATTCACATTTCGATAGGTCAATGTAGGCTTAGATTATCTTAGATTATATTAGATATCCCCTCGCCACGGTCAGCGcaaaaaatagtaattttttgtaaaaaatgattttcctgGAAGATTAGATAAAGATTATATTTGATTATAGATAACTATTAGGTCTAGGAAATTTTGTAGGGCCATTATCTGTACAGTGGAAATAGACACATAAGGTGGAGACGCTAAAGGTACACAGCTTTTTGCGAAAGTCAATCCTACCAGTTGGTGGTACGGTACGGATGGTATACGAACTGTTACGTCTAGGTTACTTATTTTTCAtagtgcagttttttttccaacggTATGAATATAGAGTGTTGCGTTTGTACTGAAGCATTTTTACCATCATCCGTAGTAAACACTACGCCATGTGGCCACATGTTTCATCAGCATTGCCTGTTGAGATGGCTAGCACAGTAAGTTACTTTTACTCTCCTAGAGATGCATCACTTTCTCATCGGCCATTTTTTACAGATCCAAAACATGTCCTCAGTGCCGCAAACAATGCACTCCAGCTCAActcattaaaatgtatttcaatgtaGCGGCCAATTCTGGCACAGCCGGAGGCAATGGACGAACTAACGAACGGGCGGACCATAGTTCATTGGAGAAAAAATTGGATAACCTCACATTAAAATTCCGTGATCAGGAAGCGCTGTTGAAAACGCTGAAAAGCGATGCAGCCGAACATAAATATGAACAGCAAAAGATGAGTAAAACTATACAGAACTTGGAAAAGGAGCTACGGACTAAGAATGAGAACGCTTTAGCACTGAATCGGTTTAGAACAGAACGTGATTATGACGCAGTACGTGGATTGTGTTTGGTAATTGTAGATAGAAGCTGCGTTTGTCAATCGACTTTCGGAATCATGCCATCGATATCTTCACCTGGATCGTTTGTTCACCCACTGACAAGGATGCTGCATGCAAGAGAAAACTTTTATAATTTCTTTGATGACTAATACTAAAAGGAATACTGCTGGTCTACATGGTCAATAAAGTATGCCATTGAATTTAGACTCATCCTGTCTCTTAATCTAAAATCCACTTACTCGTCAACATGTTTTGCGTACTGAACAAGAAAAGTTAGGTTAGAACACTTGTGCACGTCCGCTTCATTACTGAAGCTCTGCTAAAGATAAGTCTGTTCTAAGAAAGCATTTTCGTGAATTTGTGGTATTTGTGTAGAAGATTAAATAACTGTGACGCACATATAGTCGTAAATTTCGTtatcaattctattttttttatacaacttCAATTTTGACTTCCGGGccggtttgcaaacaaaaattatcttgcAGGCCAAGACAAgtcggaaggaaataaaattcaacagtGGTTTGAATTTCAAGAAGATTCATGAGCGTGTTAGTTAACTGTAAAAGAGTGCATACACAACatatacaaattatttttcaattttcaaagcTAAACCTCACCCAAGCTCACCCAAGATAATAATGGATGTTCTCGTTCGTTCTTCGCGGGCCGGATTCAAAGACGAACCGCATGTTTTACATCAATGATCATATcgactgatttttttttatttccgttaGGGCAGCCAGGCCACTTGAATGATTAATGCATATAGTATAGCTCTTATTAAAttcaaaagaaacaataattGAATGGTTAATGAATATAGAAGCAATAGAATAGCAATATTATAAATAGCAATAATTCAATGAATAATGAATATAACAGCAATATAAAGTGGTTATTGCtcagtgtgttttatttgcccAAAAGCATCTTAACGATCGCTTTATTCTACACTCATCTCCGAAATAATAAGTAATATAATTGAAATTAGTGTttttataggaaaaaaatatggaaaaaataatgGTAACACGAAAGATGAATGgggaacatttttaaaaacaatatgaCATCACCGGTGATAAGTACCACacgtttcatgtttttctGATTTCTATGAAAAAGATTTGGATTGATAAACTCGAGATAATCAGCGATAAATTTTCTGTGAAcacatttgaaaagaaaatcacaaaaaaaatatttaaaaataaattaaaatttaaaataaaaataaactaaaaatgcATTCTAAAAGAGGATTAAATTTGCTacagatgcaaaaaaaatcagcaggatatcttttttctggaaaaagttattgaagtttgaaaatgaaaaacataccCGGGTCGTAGACATTACGGTTAAACATAAATTCACCAGCGGGGTGGCCCGCGCCGttttcacacgacaggaccaggcatcaaatcccattcggaccgtccccccgtagcatatGGATTgattatcctgctacgtggtaaaataagtcttgatacagccgggccgttctaaccgagcaaaaaaaaatactttgtaAGGGGGTTTttgcatagtgaaaagtgatttattaatcgaggaaccaagttccataccctgtgtTTGGCACCTAAAGGGTTGATTTGAATTAGTTCAGGAATTACACACACTTTAGGAGTTCAGGAATTACACACATTTAAGAATTCAGGAATTACACATACTTTTAGGATTTCAGGAATTATACATAAAGCTAGGACGTAGTATTAGTAATATGACTGTCAGAAGATGACGATAAAATaaaggctaaagtctgaaacacaacccaccccactcacggtcactcatctgcgtgtcaatttttcgtacagggtggttcggagactatgcaatgtggcctgaatttgatttttttttacaattaccattaaattgtaaggaggttttcgcatagtgaaaagtgatttattcatcgaggaaccaagttccatacgctgtttgtgaaaccataaaattttcctcatttttggcccgtatttgccccatagctccgccggtatccaagatatcgccaaactttcttctggccatggctagatggcacttgtggctacatttcggccatgcaccactaatcgctaccatgtctgtggccggagctattcgcgaaagctccaacggatcgccaatctttgacctgtggtcgatagatggcaccaattgctacattttcttcttcgacggccatgccctcaggtgtctgtgtctcgaaacataattaaaaaactcgcaaccgatttcgaaccaccctgcacgaaaaaaagtcactcaaatgagtgcccgtgagtggggggggggtcgtgtttcagactttagccgtctcgaaacataattaaaaaaacacgcaaccgatttcgaaccaccctgcacgaaaaaaagggctaaagtctgaaacacgaccccccccactcacgggcactcatctgcgtgtcaatttttcgtacagggtggttcggagactatgcaatctgacctgaatttgattttttttacaattactttaaaattgtaaggaggttttcgcatagtgaaaagtgatttattcatcgaggaaccaagttccatacgctgtttgtgaaaccgtaaaattttcctcatttttggcccaactttgccccataactccgccggtatccaagatatcgccacactttcttctggccatggctagatggcacttgtggctagatttcgtccatgcaccactaatcgctaccatgtctgtggccggagctattcgcgaaagctccaacggatcgccaatctttgacctgtggtcgatagatgacaccaattgctacattttcttcttcgacggccatgccctcaggtgtctgtgtctcgaaacataattaaaaaacacgcaaccgatttcgaaccaccctgcacgaaagaaagtcactcaaatgagtgcccgtgagtggggggggtcgtgtttcagactttagccaaaataaaaaaggattagTAGCAATCTAAAGGTCTGTCATGGAGTCAGCTTAGCACATAAGTAAATCGTGTAACGCACCCTTTATTATAGTAAGTTACCGAAGTAGTGAGTGCCTGCGCGAGGCACTCAGTTAGgaggctaaagtctgaaacacgaccccccccactcacgggcactcatttgagtgactttttttcgtgcagggtggttcgaaatcggttgcgtgttttttaattatgtttcgagacacagacacctgagggcatggccgtcgaagaagaaaatgtagcaattggtgccatctatcgaccacaggtcaaagattggcgatccgttggagcttttgcgaatagctccggccacagacatggtagcgattagtggtgcatggacgaaatctagccacaagtgccatctagccatg
The DNA window shown above is from Anopheles funestus chromosome 3RL, idAnoFuneDA-416_04, whole genome shotgun sequence and carries:
- the LOC125770490 gene encoding uncharacterized protein LOC125770490, which codes for MPIVKEKTIQNDLQNAFEINLLRKSSRSISAHLSTDTISLHEHLNKSELAEQKQQNSFLAIESVVSAEHTPEQKEDTQNRQARVGEFQAHIKSLITKIIDLRATKIKVNDDKITQIGLSFFEPDSAAMTVAKLVQLMDSARTNLSYERKKLLLGVRRFKRYQMQNLQLNSQMEDVSLEQYYELKAEVNRIGEKLEETTKRMNSSRQLFENDVARATHVREKLFDSQNRTVAIRQDVSEVQQNYYFFKSTLCEKLQRKKQLRKESERLKQNMDLLKLVPWYGQTNDQIEHTKFCIEKFN